The proteins below come from a single Leptospiraceae bacterium genomic window:
- a CDS encoding AAA family ATPase — translation MNQIGEFKTTEQIYESVNSRIYRGVRISDNSPVIIKKISQEYPSPEEIKQFKQEYEVLSKLNSEGIVKAYSLEREGSSVVLILEDTGANSLRQIFSGGSMELNDFLEIAIQCARILGQIHASRVIHKDINPSNITFNLANRKIQIIDFGIATYLNKENPPLKNPTSLEGTLPYISPEQTGRMNRSLDYRTDYYSLGVSFYELLTGKMPFHSEDPLEFIHSIITQDAVIVSKINKRIPEQVSAIISKLISKNAEDRYQSSIGLIKDLEECLDQLNTKSKIETFPLGRYDVSQEFNIPQKLYGREKEVNWLLSHFEEYLESFRRKSLSITRQIPIMLVSGYSGIGKSVLVQELFKTITKSRGYYIAGKFDQLQKNIPYFAILKAFQELVRQLLSEPEEELKIWKQKIIRELGNNGSVITDVIQELELIIGEQPALPDIGPSETQNRFFDAFQKFISVFAKPEHPLALFLDDLQWADGASLKLIESLSQGDQTCIFIIGAYRDNEVNDAHPLRITLKEIKENFKDDNSDFIPEIPEIKLVPLTKENIEELVSDTLRMEKGIIRELAAMIHDKTGGNPFFANEFLKSLYNEEYLVFDPNFDSTNDNRPWKWDLEKIKNLNISDNVVELMTSKIQKLSNQVQYYLRIASCIGNRFSLEGVGLISHEETKSILNNFQDAIRTGLVQPTNENYKYIELELKYEGIAEFKFLHDRIQQAAYTLIPIEEKTKVHWEIGNFLLENSAEDDLENNLFDIVNHINQGFTHIPKEDVTKYAKLNLKACTKAKHSAAYETAISYASVALTLLNQPFYKDGVSEKDSIGWKENYDLLLSLYFEAAESSYIDTKYEDCEALVEIALPHCKDVLDKAKLYNVKVRSLIAQNSLSEALVVSFPILDELGYKFPRKPNKLHVGIGLVRTLIKISDKQLFSMDKLPPITDKKDIAALDFLITIANPAYLTMPDLNPLIIFKSLANTFKKGISDKTTILLGGYIIVLCGILNKIDVGYNLSQTIFRIFEKHPNPRYQANFLTVINLFGIHWKESLGQTTKNFMEAYKIALQTGDLTYGGYSIFNYLRNSLYSGREINQLNKEMGIYSKKIKSMKQESAFWLTASFYQMTENLLGRTEDPSTLSGDMFDKDTDIARLKEQKDGSSLGNYYLLNTMLCYLFGKYEEGLTSAEEFRKLLDNDLSTINIPLFHFYEAMIISNYITSPSGKLYRRFKSNLKKMKFYHDNAAINHEHRYYLLLAEQGRLENDSEKAEVNYDKAIELAKAKGFPNDEAICSELAGKFYLSKGRKMVANPYFMNSYNAYNIWGAVTKLRQMESIYTTVQLKRADGKATTFAHTTISSSPSTTVASTSITKNSNEAFDLASVLKASQSISGEIVLDKLLRNLMGTLLQNAGADRGILILESKKKFYAEAILEAGNPAQIMQSVSIDGTTPICPTSMIYFVIRSKENVVIDDAMSDAKYGSDAYIVENKPRSVMCTPLMTQGKVVGVLYLENKVSTGAFTQDRLRILNLLSSQAAISIENARLYANMSELNAAYQRFVPEEFLKFLNRESIVDVKLGDQVRKEMSVLFSDIRSFTELSEKMTPEENFNFINSYLQRMGPSIRENNGFIDKYIGDAIMALFPRNAEDAIKASIQMMEGIKLYNKHRNNQGYAPISIGIGIHTGELMLGTVGEDKRMDTTVISDAVNLSSRLESMTKQYGVGIIISEDTLNKTQDRNKYKFRLLDNVIVKGKTQPVVVYEVLDYYPEDILKQKLASKETYEKAVSLFYEGNFQEAKVLFDQVLTINKDDKAAKVFLERVDGLLKNLDQWKGASVLTEK, via the coding sequence ATGAATCAAATTGGTGAATTTAAAACTACAGAGCAAATTTACGAAAGTGTTAATTCTAGGATTTATAGAGGGGTAAGAATTTCTGATAATTCCCCTGTAATAATTAAAAAAATTTCCCAAGAATACCCAAGTCCAGAAGAAATTAAACAATTTAAACAAGAATATGAAGTTCTTTCGAAGTTAAATTCGGAAGGTATTGTAAAGGCATATTCATTAGAAAGAGAAGGTAGTTCTGTTGTTTTAATTCTTGAGGATACGGGCGCAAACTCCCTCCGCCAAATTTTTTCTGGCGGTTCCATGGAACTAAATGACTTTTTGGAAATTGCCATTCAATGTGCGCGTATTTTGGGACAAATTCATGCATCGAGGGTTATTCATAAGGATATTAACCCTTCCAATATTACATTTAATTTAGCAAATCGAAAGATTCAAATCATTGACTTTGGGATTGCCACCTATTTAAACAAAGAAAATCCACCCTTAAAAAATCCAACCTCTCTAGAAGGAACTTTGCCATACATATCACCTGAGCAAACAGGTAGAATGAACCGTTCTCTGGATTATAGAACTGATTATTATTCCCTTGGTGTAAGTTTTTATGAACTTCTAACTGGCAAAATGCCATTTCATTCAGAGGACCCACTTGAATTCATACATTCTATTATCACGCAAGACGCAGTTATAGTTTCCAAAATTAATAAAAGAATCCCAGAACAAGTGTCTGCTATTATAAGTAAGCTGATTTCAAAAAATGCTGAAGATCGATACCAAAGTTCAATTGGCCTAATAAAAGATTTGGAAGAATGTTTAGATCAACTCAATACAAAATCTAAAATAGAAACTTTTCCACTTGGAAGATATGATGTAAGCCAAGAGTTTAATATTCCCCAAAAATTATACGGTAGAGAAAAAGAAGTAAATTGGCTTCTTTCCCATTTTGAAGAGTACTTGGAAAGTTTTCGTCGTAAATCTTTGAGTATTACACGGCAAATACCTATTATGCTCGTGAGCGGATATTCTGGTATTGGTAAATCCGTGTTAGTCCAAGAATTATTTAAGACAATCACAAAAAGTCGCGGATATTATATTGCTGGAAAATTTGACCAATTACAAAAAAATATTCCGTACTTTGCAATTCTAAAAGCATTTCAAGAACTAGTTAGGCAGCTTTTAAGTGAACCGGAAGAAGAACTCAAAATTTGGAAACAAAAAATTATACGAGAGCTTGGAAATAATGGAAGTGTTATTACTGATGTCATTCAAGAGTTAGAGTTAATTATAGGTGAACAACCCGCTCTTCCGGATATTGGTCCTAGTGAAACACAAAATCGTTTTTTCGATGCATTTCAAAAATTTATAAGTGTATTTGCTAAACCTGAACATCCACTAGCACTTTTTCTGGATGATTTACAATGGGCTGATGGTGCATCATTGAAATTGATTGAGTCGCTGAGTCAAGGTGACCAAACTTGTATATTTATAATAGGCGCTTATCGCGACAATGAGGTTAACGATGCTCATCCACTTAGAATTACTTTAAAAGAAATTAAAGAAAATTTTAAGGATGATAATTCTGACTTTATCCCAGAAATTCCAGAAATAAAATTGGTTCCACTCACAAAGGAAAATATTGAAGAATTAGTAAGTGATACTCTCCGTATGGAAAAAGGAATTATACGTGAATTAGCCGCTATGATTCACGATAAAACGGGCGGGAATCCTTTTTTTGCAAATGAATTTTTAAAATCACTTTATAACGAAGAGTATTTAGTTTTTGATCCTAATTTTGATTCGACTAATGACAACAGACCTTGGAAATGGGATCTAGAAAAAATAAAGAATTTGAATATTTCAGATAACGTCGTTGAACTCATGACATCGAAAATTCAAAAACTTTCGAATCAAGTTCAATACTATCTAAGAATTGCTTCTTGTATTGGAAATAGATTTTCACTCGAAGGGGTGGGATTGATTTCACACGAAGAAACAAAATCAATATTAAACAACTTTCAAGATGCCATTCGAACTGGATTAGTCCAGCCTACCAATGAAAACTATAAATATATTGAACTCGAATTAAAATATGAAGGAATTGCCGAATTCAAGTTTTTGCATGATCGAATTCAACAAGCGGCTTACACTCTTATACCCATAGAAGAAAAAACGAAAGTTCATTGGGAAATTGGCAATTTTTTATTAGAAAATTCAGCGGAAGACGATTTAGAAAATAATTTATTTGATATAGTTAATCATATCAATCAAGGTTTCACTCATATTCCAAAAGAAGACGTTACTAAGTATGCGAAGCTAAATCTAAAAGCATGTACAAAAGCAAAACATTCTGCGGCTTATGAAACTGCAATTTCTTATGCGAGTGTGGCTTTAACACTTCTAAATCAACCGTTTTATAAAGATGGTGTATCTGAAAAAGATTCTATTGGTTGGAAAGAAAATTATGATCTTCTACTTTCTCTTTATTTTGAAGCGGCAGAATCATCTTACATTGATACTAAGTATGAGGATTGTGAAGCGTTAGTAGAAATTGCTCTTCCTCATTGTAAAGATGTTTTAGATAAAGCGAAATTATACAATGTAAAGGTAAGGTCTCTCATTGCCCAGAATAGTTTGAGCGAGGCTCTTGTGGTTTCGTTTCCGATTCTAGACGAGCTCGGTTATAAGTTTCCTAGAAAACCTAACAAACTTCATGTAGGTATTGGGCTAGTGCGAACTCTAATTAAAATTTCCGATAAGCAACTGTTTTCTATGGATAAACTTCCGCCTATTACGGATAAGAAAGATATAGCTGCATTGGATTTTTTAATTACCATAGCAAATCCTGCCTATTTAACAATGCCGGATCTAAACCCACTGATAATATTTAAGTCCTTAGCCAATACATTTAAGAAAGGAATTTCAGATAAGACTACTATTTTGCTTGGAGGATACATTATAGTTTTGTGCGGAATCTTAAACAAAATTGATGTTGGATACAATCTCTCACAAACTATTTTTAGAATTTTTGAAAAACATCCAAATCCTAGATACCAAGCAAATTTTCTTACTGTAATAAATTTGTTTGGGATTCATTGGAAGGAAAGTTTAGGTCAAACAACCAAAAACTTCATGGAAGCATATAAGATCGCATTGCAAACTGGGGATTTGACGTATGGCGGATACTCCATATTTAACTACTTGCGTAATTCCTTATATAGCGGTAGAGAAATAAATCAACTCAATAAAGAAATGGGAATTTATTCTAAGAAGATTAAAAGTATGAAGCAAGAGTCAGCTTTTTGGTTGACAGCCTCTTTTTACCAGATGACTGAAAACCTACTCGGTCGTACGGAAGACCCATCTACTTTAAGTGGAGATATGTTTGATAAAGACACAGATATAGCAAGACTAAAAGAGCAAAAGGATGGCAGTTCCCTAGGTAATTATTATTTACTAAATACAATGCTTTGTTATCTATTTGGGAAATACGAAGAAGGACTTACTTCGGCAGAGGAATTTAGAAAGTTACTCGATAATGATTTATCTACGATAAACATTCCTTTGTTTCATTTCTATGAGGCGATGATTATTTCTAACTATATAACAAGCCCATCCGGAAAATTATATCGAAGATTCAAATCGAATTTAAAGAAAATGAAATTTTACCACGACAATGCAGCAATCAATCACGAGCATAGATATTATTTGCTTTTGGCTGAGCAAGGAAGACTTGAAAATGATTCTGAAAAAGCTGAGGTTAATTACGATAAGGCGATTGAGCTCGCAAAGGCAAAAGGATTTCCAAATGACGAAGCAATTTGTTCTGAGTTAGCTGGTAAGTTTTATCTTTCGAAAGGTCGCAAGATGGTAGCCAATCCGTATTTCATGAATTCTTACAATGCGTATAATATCTGGGGAGCAGTAACCAAGCTGCGGCAAATGGAAAGTATCTACACTACTGTTCAGCTCAAAAGAGCAGATGGAAAAGCAACTACATTTGCGCATACTACTATTAGCTCCTCGCCATCTACCACCGTAGCTTCGACTTCTATTACGAAAAATTCAAACGAAGCATTTGATTTGGCTTCTGTTTTGAAAGCCTCCCAATCCATATCAGGAGAAATCGTTCTAGATAAATTACTAAGAAACTTAATGGGCACTCTTTTGCAAAACGCAGGAGCCGATAGGGGAATACTGATTTTAGAGTCTAAGAAAAAGTTTTATGCCGAAGCGATTTTGGAGGCAGGGAATCCAGCTCAAATTATGCAGTCTGTCTCGATTGATGGGACAACTCCAATTTGCCCCACAAGTATGATTTACTTTGTAATTCGCTCTAAGGAAAATGTAGTAATTGATGATGCAATGTCCGATGCTAAGTATGGAAGCGATGCCTATATTGTTGAAAATAAACCAAGGTCTGTAATGTGCACACCGCTTATGACACAGGGTAAAGTAGTGGGAGTTTTATACTTAGAAAACAAAGTATCCACCGGTGCATTCACACAAGACCGACTTAGAATACTAAACTTACTTTCTTCGCAAGCGGCGATTTCAATTGAGAATGCAAGGTTATACGCGAACATGTCTGAGCTCAATGCGGCATACCAGCGTTTTGTGCCAGAGGAATTTTTGAAGTTCCTAAATCGAGAAAGTATAGTTGATGTGAAACTTGGAGATCAGGTCCGCAAAGAAATGTCGGTTCTATTTAGCGACATACGTTCGTTTACCGAACTTTCCGAAAAGATGACTCCTGAAGAAAATTTTAATTTTATCAATTCTTACTTACAAAGAATGGGACCAAGTATTAGAGAGAATAATGGATTCATAGATAAATACATTGGGGATGCTATCATGGCTCTATTTCCCCGAAATGCTGAAGATGCAATCAAGGCATCTATACAGATGATGGAAGGGATTAAGTTATACAATAAACATAGAAATAACCAAGGTTATGCGCCCATTTCTATTGGAATCGGGATTCACACGGGAGAGTTAATGCTCGGAACTGTAGGGGAAGATAAGCGAATGGATACTACTGTAATATCAGATGCAGTAAACTTATCATCTCGTCTTGAGAGTATGACCAAACAATACGGAGTTGGAATTATCATCAGTGAGGATACTCTAAATAAGACGCAGGATCGAAACAAGTATAAATTTAGACTCCTTGATAATGTAATCGTAAAAGGAAAAACTCAGCCTGTAGTAGTTTATGAGGTTTTGGACTATTATCCGGAAGATATTTTAAAACAAAAACTTGCATCTAAAGAAACCTATGAAAAAGCTGTGAGTTTGTTTTATGAAGGAAATTTTCAAGAGGCAAAAGTATTATTTGACCAAGTTCTCACAATTAACAAGGACGACAAAGCAGCCAAAGTGTTTTTAGAACGTGTGGATGGATTACTAAAAAACTTAGATCAGTGGAAGGGTGCTTCCGTTCTAACAGAAAAATAA
- a CDS encoding SRPBCC domain-containing protein, translated as MEEKVEFTTSIEINASPSKVWSIFTDTSKYSQWNPFIKAIWGKFALGERFFEIGYVADHIYMPFPMTVKVYRENKELTYEGSLPGFFGHHVYSFQEISEGKTVFSHAASFSGFFVQKSKDHIKKDVKRVHGEMNLALKNRAEG; from the coding sequence ATGGAAGAAAAAGTAGAATTTACAACTTCTATCGAAATCAATGCAAGCCCATCAAAAGTTTGGAGTATCTTTACGGATACTTCTAAGTATTCGCAGTGGAATCCATTTATTAAAGCTATTTGGGGTAAATTTGCATTAGGTGAAAGGTTCTTTGAAATTGGGTATGTAGCGGATCATATCTATATGCCGTTTCCTATGACTGTAAAAGTTTACAGGGAAAATAAAGAACTTACTTACGAAGGAAGTCTTCCTGGTTTTTTCGGTCATCATGTATACTCATTCCAAGAAATAAGCGAAGGTAAAACTGTATTTTCGCATGCGGCAAGTTTTAGTGGATTTTTTGTTCAAAAGTCAAAAGACCATATCAAAAAAGACGTTAAGCGAGTCCACGGCGAAATGAATCTCGCTTTAAAGAATAGGGCAGAAGGATAA
- a CDS encoding cytochrome P450, protein MSKVKVPGPPKSHFIFGNLSDFQKNPPEYILNTAKKYGNISAIDLAGFLCVIVNEPEVIKDIMMTNQKQFVKAHAFRIFKKLLGEGLLTSEGEFHKRQKRLAQPAFFKQRIHSYGPGMVDYINRTQTSWKDGETIDLHTQMTDLTLGVVTKTLFNTEVGTAESRALAESITAALEIFDEVLASPFADFILKIPFLPITMRLKKAIKKLDKILYQIIDEHRTHGGDQGDFISMMMLAKDEEGTGSMSNKQIRDEAITIFLAGHETTANALCWTFYLLAKNPDKRKKFLAEIDSVLGGKKPTVEDVPKLTYTLMVFSEALRMYPPVWWTGRENLEEYTIGDYKFKKGTIFVISQYAMHHDERFYSDPYTFRPERWLPEEADARPKFAFFPFGAGIRMCIGNQFAEQEAILALASLSQDWLLHIEEEKQVLSTMLTLRPKDGMKVKLERRKK, encoded by the coding sequence ATGAGTAAAGTAAAAGTTCCGGGACCACCAAAGAGTCATTTTATTTTTGGAAATCTAAGTGATTTCCAAAAAAATCCGCCTGAATACATTCTGAACACAGCGAAAAAATATGGTAATATATCTGCTATAGACCTCGCCGGTTTTTTATGCGTTATAGTAAATGAGCCTGAAGTCATCAAAGATATTATGATGACCAATCAAAAACAATTTGTAAAAGCTCATGCGTTTCGGATTTTCAAAAAACTTCTCGGTGAGGGACTATTAACTAGTGAAGGAGAATTTCACAAAAGGCAAAAACGTTTAGCGCAACCGGCTTTTTTTAAACAACGAATTCACTCTTACGGCCCGGGCATGGTGGATTACATAAATAGAACGCAAACTTCATGGAAAGATGGGGAAACGATTGATCTACACACGCAAATGACCGACCTAACGTTAGGCGTAGTAACTAAGACACTTTTTAATACAGAGGTAGGGACTGCAGAATCACGTGCATTAGCCGAATCCATTACTGCGGCGTTAGAAATTTTTGACGAAGTTCTAGCAAGTCCATTCGCTGATTTCATTCTAAAAATTCCGTTTCTTCCGATCACCATGAGACTCAAAAAAGCAATCAAAAAATTGGATAAGATTTTATACCAAATCATTGATGAACATCGCACACATGGAGGAGATCAAGGTGATTTTATTTCGATGATGATGTTAGCGAAGGACGAGGAAGGAACAGGTAGCATGTCAAACAAACAAATTCGAGATGAGGCTATCACGATATTCCTCGCTGGGCATGAAACGACGGCTAACGCTCTTTGTTGGACATTCTACTTACTCGCAAAAAACCCTGACAAGAGAAAAAAATTCTTAGCAGAAATTGACTCTGTTCTCGGTGGAAAAAAACCTACCGTGGAAGATGTACCTAAACTTACATATACCCTAATGGTTTTTTCAGAGGCGCTTCGTATGTATCCTCCTGTTTGGTGGACTGGGAGAGAAAATTTAGAAGAATATACAATCGGTGATTATAAATTTAAGAAAGGAACGATCTTTGTCATTAGCCAATATGCGATGCACCACGATGAAAGATTTTATTCGGATCCCTATACTTTCCGCCCTGAGAGATGGTTACCAGAAGAAGCAGATGCAAGGCCTAAGTTTGCCTTCTTTCCGTTTGGAGCAGGCATTCGTATGTGCATTGGAAATCAATTTGCTGAACAAGAGGCTATACTCGCATTAGCCTCTCTATCTCAGGATTGGTTACTTCACATCGAAGAAGAAAAACAAGTACTTAGCACAATGCTCACCCTTCGACCCAAAGACGGAATGAAAGTAAAATTGGAAAGAAGAAAGAAGTAA
- a CDS encoding guanylate cyclase yields MIRILLIILISFIQVSADVSLSDTQSEFLLNKDLQFLEDQSGSLNFDSVRLPENLSRFKTSEAETLNFGHTLSPYWFKFKVTNQSNEKNWIFQMRFPVMDYFSFFIPDSSGNYSEKKSGAFVPFSERDVENRNYVFNLPLEKGESKEIFIYTKTSGNLQLPASIIKKEVFTKEDNNQKFLFGIYFGMMGVIAVYNFFLFLAVKDPSYFYYVIYILSFIFIQLGLSGLGAEYVWPNFSWMTLHYYPLFTGISISGVSLFNKYFLQTKAKFPKSNLFLNASVAIGAILILSTVAVPTYLSIQLAVALVMLPVLGSFVIAISALLSGFSPARYFLIAFTILLCAIFIILLRSVNVLPTNFVTEYGMYIGSAIEVIFLSFALADRINVLKKEKEMAQKQALVLQAQLTESYARFVPKEFLINLKKNSILEVKLGDQVSKEMSIMFADIRSFTSMSEKMTPEENFNFINSYLKRMSPIIEKNNGYIDKFMGDGIMALFGGTPDNSIEAAIEMQQYLHEYNKNRAERNFPPINVGIGVHTGRLMLGAIGGDTRMEGTVISDTVNLASRVESLTKTYGVKIATSEWTFNSLQNKDKYYHRFLDKVRVMGKEQPVTIYEIYGGDSPESISLKTESLSDYNTGIKLYYEMKFEDCRIYFQKILDLNPNDKVAKMYMQRSHFSNRASDWDGVERMLEK; encoded by the coding sequence ATGATCCGAATTCTTTTAATAATTTTAATTTCATTTATTCAGGTATCTGCTGATGTTTCACTCAGTGATACGCAAAGTGAATTTTTACTCAATAAAGATTTACAGTTTCTAGAAGATCAAAGTGGAAGTCTAAATTTTGATTCGGTTAGGCTTCCAGAAAATCTCTCGCGATTCAAAACTTCGGAGGCAGAGACTCTAAATTTTGGACACACTCTTTCACCTTATTGGTTTAAATTTAAAGTAACCAATCAAAGTAATGAAAAAAATTGGATTTTTCAAATGCGTTTTCCGGTTATGGATTATTTTTCCTTTTTCATTCCTGACTCATCTGGAAATTACTCCGAAAAAAAGTCAGGTGCTTTCGTTCCTTTTTCCGAAAGAGATGTGGAGAATCGAAATTATGTTTTCAATCTTCCGTTAGAAAAAGGAGAGTCAAAAGAAATATTTATTTATACCAAAACTAGCGGAAATCTACAATTACCCGCATCCATTATAAAAAAAGAAGTATTTACGAAAGAAGATAATAATCAGAAATTTCTATTTGGCATTTATTTCGGAATGATGGGTGTTATTGCAGTATATAACTTTTTTTTATTTCTAGCGGTGAAAGATCCGAGTTATTTCTATTATGTAATTTACATATTGAGTTTTATTTTTATACAGTTGGGATTAAGTGGATTAGGCGCTGAATATGTTTGGCCTAATTTTTCATGGATGACTTTGCATTATTATCCGTTATTCACTGGAATATCCATATCCGGAGTTAGTCTATTTAATAAATACTTTTTACAAACGAAGGCAAAATTTCCTAAGAGTAATTTATTCTTAAATGCTTCGGTTGCCATTGGCGCAATACTAATTCTCTCAACTGTGGCTGTGCCAACTTATTTAAGCATTCAGCTCGCAGTAGCTCTTGTGATGTTACCAGTGTTGGGTAGTTTTGTGATTGCTATATCAGCACTATTAAGTGGATTTTCTCCGGCGAGATATTTCCTAATAGCGTTTACTATTCTGTTATGTGCTATTTTCATTATTCTATTGCGGTCTGTAAATGTTTTACCGACGAATTTTGTCACTGAATACGGAATGTATATAGGATCTGCTATTGAAGTCATATTTTTATCTTTCGCGTTAGCTGATAGAATTAATGTCTTGAAAAAAGAAAAGGAAATGGCACAAAAACAAGCATTGGTACTACAAGCACAGCTAACAGAATCTTATGCGCGATTTGTACCAAAAGAATTTTTAATCAATTTAAAAAAGAATTCAATTCTAGAAGTAAAATTAGGAGACCAAGTTTCTAAAGAAATGTCTATCATGTTTGCAGATATCCGATCGTTTACAAGTATGTCAGAGAAGATGACTCCAGAAGAGAATTTTAATTTTATCAATTCGTATTTAAAAAGAATGAGTCCCATAATTGAAAAGAATAATGGATATATAGATAAATTCATGGGTGACGGAATAATGGCGTTATTCGGTGGAACACCAGATAACAGCATAGAGGCAGCGATTGAAATGCAACAATATCTGCATGAATACAACAAAAATAGAGCTGAAAGAAATTTTCCGCCGATTAATGTAGGAATCGGTGTCCACACAGGACGTTTGATGTTAGGCGCTATAGGAGGAGATACACGTATGGAAGGAACTGTTATATCTGATACGGTGAATTTGGCTTCGCGTGTAGAAAGTTTAACCAAAACCTATGGTGTCAAAATTGCAACTAGTGAATGGACATTTAATAGCCTTCAAAATAAAGATAAATACTATCATCGATTTCTAGACAAAGTTCGGGTAATGGGTAAAGAACAACCAGTAACAATCTATGAGATATATGGTGGAGATAGTCCAGAAAGCATTTCCCTAAAAACTGAATCGTTGTCTGACTATAATACTGGAATTAAACTTTATTATGAAATGAAATTTGAGGATTGCCGTATTTATTTTCAAAAGATACTCGATCTAAATCCGAACGATAAAGTTGCAAAGATGTATATGCAACGGTCTCATTTTAGCAATCGCGCTTCAGACTGGGACGGAGTAGAGAGAATGCTTGAAAAATAA
- a CDS encoding SDR family NAD(P)-dependent oxidoreductase — MQKQKTALVTGAAGGIGVETCKLLASKGYNLILVDNDFDRLQYLAKSLSVDTLVIVCDVREEVQVKKAINDSIQKYTKIDVLICLAGVIRPGLFEEVNMENLKLQMDVNFFGVVHFIHNMIGHFKKNSSGKIIVVSSLAGIVPAPKHNMYVASKFALRGLLQTLFLELKSFNIQVSNVMPDAILTPMLKYTATQDASPMAYANYPLPAIDVANAVWKAIETGKIEFYVPYSQGILARLAQFFVGLIPIIWPKFEKKGLENKKKLEKLGILN, encoded by the coding sequence ATGCAAAAACAAAAGACTGCTCTAGTAACGGGGGCTGCTGGTGGAATCGGGGTCGAAACTTGTAAACTATTAGCAAGTAAAGGTTACAATTTAATTTTAGTAGACAATGATTTTGATAGATTACAATATCTTGCAAAATCATTGTCAGTCGATACTCTAGTTATAGTTTGTGATGTAAGAGAAGAAGTTCAAGTCAAAAAGGCAATTAATGACTCAATCCAAAAATACACAAAAATCGACGTGCTCATTTGTCTCGCTGGAGTTATTCGACCTGGTTTGTTTGAGGAAGTAAACATGGAAAATCTCAAACTACAAATGGATGTGAATTTTTTTGGAGTGGTTCACTTTATTCACAACATGATTGGGCACTTCAAGAAAAACTCTAGCGGTAAAATAATAGTAGTCTCATCTCTGGCAGGAATTGTTCCTGCACCCAAACATAATATGTATGTTGCCTCTAAGTTTGCATTGCGAGGGCTTCTACAAACTTTGTTTTTGGAACTAAAGAGTTTTAATATTCAAGTCAGTAATGTTATGCCTGATGCAATTTTGACACCAATGCTAAAGTATACAGCGACACAAGATGCGTCTCCAATGGCTTATGCAAATTATCCACTACCAGCGATAGATGTAGCTAATGCTGTATGGAAGGCAATTGAAACAGGTAAAATAGAATTTTACGTTCCCTATAGCCAAGGAATACTAGCTCGTTTGGCACAATTTTTTGTAGGGCTAATTCCCATTATCTGGCCTAAGTTTGAAAAAAAAGGATTAGAAAACAAAAAGAAACTAGAAAAATTAGGGATATTAAATTAA